The following are encoded in a window of Lates calcarifer isolate ASB-BC8 linkage group LG20, TLL_Latcal_v3, whole genome shotgun sequence genomic DNA:
- the LOC108893837 gene encoding uncharacterized protein LOC108893837 isoform X2: MNFQLRGELKIDPTLPNPPRARHILDGSPGNCLTFPALRASHCLCSSRVMRRKRKKKGGGGEGGIEVKWRRRFPTGAEPSRVKLSLSPPMPPPHLLISMQRLLLR; this comes from the exons ATGAATTTCCAACTG aGAGGCGAACTAAAAATTGACCCCACACTGCCAAACCCCCCCAGAGCAAGACACATCCTTGACGG GAGCCCTGGCAATTGTCTGACTTTCCCCGCACTCAGAG CCTCCCATTGTCTGTGTTCTTCCAgagtgatgaggaggaagaggaagaagaaaggtggtggtggtgaaggggGGATTGAAGTGAAGTGGAGGAGGCGTTTTCCTACCGGTGCAGAGCCGAGCAGAGTCAAGCTATCCCTCAGCCCCCCCATGCCACCCCCGCACCTCCTCATTAGTATGCAGCGGCTGTTGCTCAGGTGA
- the LOC108893837 gene encoding uncharacterized protein LOC108893837 isoform X1, with amino-acid sequence MNFQLGWGCHMGAQKNGSGSEIDKRGIFHSWARMSGSMWSPGNCLTFPALRASHCLCSSRVMRRKRKKKGGGGEGGIEVKWRRRFPTGAEPSRVKLSLSPPMPPPHLLISMQRLLLR; translated from the exons ATGAATTTCCAACTG GGGTGGGGGTGCCATATGGGAGCTCAGAAAAATGGAAGTGGATCGGAGATAGACAAGAGAGGAATCTTTCATTCTTGGGCTCGGATGTCAGGATCTATGTG GAGCCCTGGCAATTGTCTGACTTTCCCCGCACTCAGAG CCTCCCATTGTCTGTGTTCTTCCAgagtgatgaggaggaagaggaagaagaaaggtggtggtggtgaaggggGGATTGAAGTGAAGTGGAGGAGGCGTTTTCCTACCGGTGCAGAGCCGAGCAGAGTCAAGCTATCCCTCAGCCCCCCCATGCCACCCCCGCACCTCCTCATTAGTATGCAGCGGCTGTTGCTCAGGTGA